Proteins encoded in a region of the Betaproteobacteria bacterium genome:
- a CDS encoding TRAP transporter substrate-binding protein yields MQRRKFLTSAGASLAAGATAIPTLTQAQTATLPSIKWRLTSSFPKSLDTIYGTAPGIAKRVSESTGGKFTIQVFAAGELVPGLQALDAVKDGTVECCHTAPYYYFGKDPTFAFGTAIPFGLNARQQNAWMYYGGGLALMREFLKDYNVINFPAGNTGAQMGGWFRKEIKTVADLKGLKFRIAGLAGRVLSKLGVVPQQISGGDIYPALEKGTIDAAEWVGPYDDEKLGFYKVAKYYYYPGWWEGGPELDLYVNLKQWEALPAEYKSILEAACAEANGDMLAKYDALNPAALKRLVGNGVQLRPFSKDILNACFKAAEEVYAEESAKNPKFKKIYEAWRVFRNDQVLWSRVAEQNFDSFMATARSSNKPAAPAKK; encoded by the coding sequence ATGCAAAGACGCAAGTTCCTGACATCCGCCGGTGCCAGTCTCGCTGCCGGGGCGACCGCCATTCCAACGCTCACTCAGGCCCAGACTGCCACCTTGCCGTCGATCAAATGGCGGCTGACTTCCAGTTTCCCCAAAAGCCTGGATACGATTTATGGCACCGCGCCCGGAATCGCCAAGCGGGTCTCCGAGTCCACGGGTGGCAAATTCACCATTCAGGTCTTCGCCGCGGGAGAATTGGTTCCGGGCCTGCAGGCGCTGGATGCGGTAAAGGACGGCACGGTGGAATGCTGCCACACGGCGCCTTACTACTACTTTGGCAAAGACCCCACCTTTGCGTTTGGAACCGCCATTCCATTCGGCCTGAACGCACGCCAGCAAAACGCCTGGATGTATTACGGCGGCGGATTGGCGTTGATGCGCGAGTTTCTGAAAGACTATAACGTCATCAATTTCCCCGCAGGCAATACCGGGGCGCAAATGGGTGGCTGGTTCCGCAAGGAAATCAAGACCGTGGCCGACCTGAAGGGCCTGAAATTTCGCATCGCCGGATTGGCGGGGCGCGTGTTGTCGAAGCTTGGTGTGGTTCCACAGCAGATATCCGGTGGCGACATTTATCCCGCGCTGGAGAAAGGCACCATCGACGCGGCCGAATGGGTAGGCCCGTACGACGATGAAAAACTGGGGTTTTACAAAGTTGCCAAATACTATTATTACCCCGGGTGGTGGGAAGGCGGACCCGAACTGGACCTGTACGTCAATCTCAAGCAGTGGGAAGCGTTGCCGGCTGAGTACAAATCGATTCTTGAAGCGGCGTGTGCGGAAGCCAACGGCGACATGCTGGCGAAGTACGATGCCCTCAATCCGGCCGCGCTGAAGCGTCTGGTGGGCAACGGCGTGCAACTGCGTCCGTTCAGCAAGGACATCCTGAATGCCTGCTTCAAGGCGGCCGAAGAGGTTTATGCCGAAGAATCGGCCAAGAATCCGAAGTTCAAGAAAATTTACGAAGCGTGGCGGGTGTTCCGCAATGACCAGGTTCTCTGGTCCCGTGTCGCCGAGCAAAACTTCGACAGCTTCATGGCGACGGCACGGTCATCGAACAAGCCTGCCGCACCCGCGAAGAAGTAG
- a CDS encoding diguanylate cyclase, whose amino-acid sequence MDIFYHRIFEHTPDALLVVDSEGCIRQGNARVEALFGYSRDELIGHEVEILVPERLAARHVGHRARFAADPKLRHMGASLMDAFARRKDGSEIPVDIMISTLDTTDGVFFLCAVRDVTERKATMEELRRRTAELEGLHVQLKELASHDSLTGLLNRRAYQEQTEWIIRNAVRQRQGVSLLMIDLDFFKRVNDQFGHAEGDRVLFLIANILNDTCRQNDVSARYGGEEFAVTLPDTDEAGSFVVAENFRTAVEAIKDPRYPVTASVGIATFVPDPGLPPADTGALYDELINRADQALYAAKNNGRNQVCHFNEIAKEMRR is encoded by the coding sequence ATGGACATCTTCTATCACCGTATCTTCGAGCACACGCCTGACGCTTTGTTGGTGGTTGATTCCGAGGGCTGCATCCGCCAGGGCAACGCGCGGGTGGAGGCGCTGTTTGGCTATTCACGCGATGAGCTGATTGGTCACGAAGTCGAAATACTGGTCCCGGAGAGACTTGCGGCGCGCCATGTCGGCCACCGTGCCCGATTTGCCGCCGATCCGAAGCTACGTCACATGGGCGCATCGCTGATGGATGCCTTTGCACGCCGCAAGGACGGCAGCGAGATTCCCGTTGACATCATGATCAGCACGCTCGACACCACGGATGGCGTGTTTTTCCTGTGCGCCGTGCGCGATGTAACTGAACGCAAGGCGACGATGGAGGAACTTCGCCGGCGCACCGCCGAGCTTGAAGGCTTGCACGTGCAACTGAAAGAACTCGCCAGCCACGACAGCCTCACCGGCCTGCTGAACCGGCGCGCCTATCAGGAGCAAACCGAATGGATCATCAGGAATGCAGTTCGACAGCGGCAAGGCGTGTCCCTGCTGATGATCGACCTGGATTTTTTCAAGCGCGTAAATGATCAATTTGGTCATGCCGAAGGCGACCGCGTGCTGTTCCTGATTGCCAACATATTGAATGACACCTGTCGCCAGAATGACGTGTCGGCACGTTACGGCGGCGAGGAGTTCGCGGTCACGTTGCCGGATACCGACGAGGCCGGCAGTTTTGTCGTGGCGGAGAATTTTCGCACCGCCGTGGAAGCCATCAAGGACCCGAGATATCCGGTTACCGCCAGTGTCGGTATCGCCACGTTCGTCCCGGATCCTGGTTTGCCGCCGGCAGATACGGGCGCCTTGTACGACGAGCTGATCAACCGGGCCGACCAGGCACTCTACGCGGCCAAGAACAACGGCAGGAACCAGGTATGCCATTTCAACGAGATCGCCAAAGAGATGCGGCGCTGA
- the pmbA gene encoding metalloprotease PmbA, with translation MRDLAAFTLERAKALGATAADVEISTSVGQNVTVRMGEVETIEHNRDKGLGVTVYLGQQRGNASTTDVSRDAIERTVKAALAIAKYTAADEFSGLPDPARHARPPFADCDIHYPWVLPVEDAITLCKRIEAAAFAVDKRINNSDGASVSTSDADFIYANSNAFIGGYPTTRHSTSCTMIAATEQGMQRDYWYTVAREAARLEAPEHVGRKAGERTVARLDARRIPSGDFPVLFEAPVASGLIGSFVGAISGSALYRKSSFLLDSIGQTVFSPMVTIHEDPFLKHGLASGPFDAEGVATAVRDVVKDGVVQGYFLGSYSARKLGMQSTGNAGGNHNLIVAPGPLDLAGLLKKMHRGLLVTEMMGQGVNNVTGDYSRGAAGFWVEDGEIAFPVEEITIAGNMKEMFKGIIAIGNDVLALGSKQVGSILIDRMSIAGE, from the coding sequence TTGCGTGATCTCGCCGCCTTCACCCTGGAACGCGCCAAGGCGCTGGGCGCCACTGCCGCCGACGTGGAAATATCCACATCGGTCGGCCAAAACGTCACCGTGCGCATGGGTGAAGTGGAAACCATCGAGCACAATCGCGACAAGGGCCTGGGCGTCACGGTGTATCTCGGCCAGCAACGCGGCAATGCCTCGACCACCGATGTTTCGCGCGATGCGATCGAGCGTACGGTAAAGGCCGCGCTGGCGATCGCAAAGTACACCGCGGCCGACGAATTCTCCGGCCTGCCGGATCCCGCCCGTCACGCGCGACCACCATTTGCTGATTGCGACATCCACTATCCCTGGGTGCTGCCGGTCGAAGACGCCATCACGCTTTGTAAACGTATTGAAGCGGCGGCGTTCGCGGTCGACAAGCGCATCAACAATTCCGACGGGGCCTCGGTCTCCACCTCCGATGCGGATTTCATTTACGCGAATTCCAATGCGTTTATCGGCGGCTACCCCACCACCCGGCACAGCACCAGTTGCACCATGATCGCGGCAACCGAACAAGGCATGCAGCGCGATTACTGGTATACGGTCGCGCGTGAGGCCGCCCGACTCGAGGCGCCAGAACACGTCGGCCGCAAGGCGGGCGAGCGCACCGTTGCCAGGCTCGATGCGCGCCGCATTCCGTCCGGCGATTTTCCGGTGTTGTTTGAAGCACCGGTTGCGTCAGGGTTGATCGGCAGTTTCGTTGGCGCCATCAGCGGCTCCGCACTTTATCGCAAATCGAGTTTCCTGCTCGACAGCATTGGACAGACCGTGTTCTCGCCGATGGTCACGATTCACGAAGATCCGTTTTTGAAGCACGGGCTTGCCAGTGGACCGTTCGACGCCGAGGGCGTAGCGACGGCGGTGCGCGATGTTGTCAAGGATGGCGTGGTTCAGGGTTATTTTCTCGGCAGCTATTCGGCGCGAAAACTCGGCATGCAGTCGACCGGCAATGCGGGCGGCAACCACAATCTCATTGTCGCGCCGGGTCCACTGGACCTCGCCGGCCTGCTGAAAAAAATGCATCGCGGACTGCTGGTCACCGAGATGATGGGACAGGGCGTGAACAATGTCACCGGCGATTATTCGCGCGGCGCCGCCGGATTCTGGGTGGAGGACGGCGAGATCGCATTTCCGGTCGAAGAAATCACGATCGCCGGCAACATGAAAGAGATGTTCAAGGGCATCATCGCGATTGGCAATGACGTGCTGGCGCTGGGCTCCAAGCAGGTCGGCAGCATCCTCATTGATCGCATGTCAATCGCCGGCGAATAG
- a CDS encoding sigma-70 family RNA polymerase sigma factor, whose amino-acid sequence MTASDETSDEALMLRYQAGDAGAFDDLYARHRGGLFRFIGRQCRTREHAEELFQEVWMNLIQARDRYRVEAQFRTYLFTLAHNKLMDYFRRHGRVELTLFERDSDIEGGKENAIDRLVASRVDEPMVRAESQQQSAAILRAIEGLPAPQREAFLLHEEGGLSVEDIAEATGCTFEAAKSRLRYAIAKLRDGLQEYA is encoded by the coding sequence ATGACCGCAAGCGATGAAACATCCGACGAAGCTCTCATGCTGCGCTATCAGGCTGGCGACGCCGGTGCATTTGACGATCTCTATGCGCGGCATCGCGGCGGGCTGTTTCGATTCATTGGCCGCCAGTGCCGCACGCGTGAACACGCGGAGGAGCTGTTTCAGGAGGTGTGGATGAACCTGATCCAGGCGCGCGATCGCTACCGGGTGGAAGCTCAATTTCGAACCTATCTTTTCACGCTGGCGCACAATAAGTTGATGGACTACTTTCGCCGCCACGGTCGCGTGGAACTGACGCTGTTCGAACGCGACAGCGATATTGAAGGCGGCAAAGAAAACGCCATCGACCGGCTGGTTGCCAGCCGTGTGGATGAGCCGATGGTGCGCGCCGAATCGCAACAGCAGTCCGCCGCCATTCTGCGCGCCATCGAGGGGCTACCCGCGCCACAGCGCGAAGCATTTTTATTGCACGAAGAAGGCGGATTGAGTGTCGAAGATATTGCGGAGGCAACCGGGTGTACGTTTGAAGCCGCGAAAAGCCGGTTGCGCTATGCCATCGCAAAATTGCGCGACGGCTTGCAGGAGTACGCATGA
- a CDS encoding TRAP transporter small permease subunit, whose amino-acid sequence MRALLKLTRLIDALNKRVGYLANWAVLLSCFISAGNAMMRYAFDLSSNAWLEIQWYLFAAVVMFGAAYTFRLNEHVRVDILYTLLSDRGKKWLDLIGTIVFLIPVCVVIAYMSWPVFTDAWAGNEMSSNAGGLVRWPFKILLPIGFTLVALQGISEIIKRAAALHGDITLDTHYERPIQ is encoded by the coding sequence GTGCGAGCACTATTGAAACTCACCAGACTTATAGACGCGCTGAACAAGCGGGTTGGTTATCTCGCGAATTGGGCAGTGCTATTGTCATGCTTCATCAGCGCCGGTAACGCCATGATGCGATACGCGTTTGACTTAAGCTCAAACGCATGGCTGGAAATCCAGTGGTATCTCTTTGCCGCCGTCGTCATGTTCGGCGCGGCCTATACATTCAGATTGAACGAACACGTGCGCGTGGATATCCTTTACACGCTGCTGTCCGATCGCGGAAAGAAATGGCTCGACCTGATCGGCACGATCGTGTTTCTCATCCCGGTCTGCGTGGTGATCGCTTATATGTCGTGGCCGGTCTTTACCGACGCCTGGGCTGGCAATGAAATGTCCTCCAACGCCGGCGGCCTGGTTCGCTGGCCGTTCAAGATCCTGCTGCCGATCGGCTTCACGCTGGTAGCGCTTCAGGGAATATCCGAAATCATCAAGCGGGCCGCCGCGCTTCACGGAGATATCACACTCGATACGCATTACGAAAGACCGATTCAGTGA
- a CDS encoding TRAP transporter large permease subunit → MIPLELMPPLMFGGLVLFMLIGYPVAFTLAALGLFFGVISIEHGFFGPTFLQAIPQRILGVLSNDLLLAIPFFTFMGTILEKCGLAEDMLDSMGQLFGPLRGGLGYSVILVGFILGAITGTVAAQVIVMTLISLPIMMRYKYNMRYATGVLAASGTITQLVPPSLVLVVLADQLGKSVGDMYLGAWGPSILQVLLFIGYTFVLSRIKPDWLPAIPKEHRTLQGWALWKKCLLGIVPSAALIFLVLGTMLMGLATPTEGGAMGAVGALVIAVHRHPQLGQGSRRVFWVGMSAAGIGVIIGIFAFKSLAFQIACTVLYIAIVWLCVRAAAIADLRDLIRKAYESTARLSAMVVFILIGSSCFSVVFQGVNGGPWLEHMLTGLPGGVWGFLIFVNLFIFFIAFFLDFFEIVFIIVPLVAPVAKILLAPIVGEDAALVWFGVMLCVNLQTSFMHPPFGFALFYLRGVAPKEVKSSDIYWGALPFVALQLILVVLVIAFPRQVTMFLDDPVKLDLNKVKIELEGDNPDPNTVMVPGSDDRKSDAGNNDIMKALGGKSDDISAEPSKEDAAADDLMKALGGKPEAPASSGAKADGKPAARQATTKGKSKEDLAAEEIEKALQGGR, encoded by the coding sequence CTGATTCCTCTCGAACTGATGCCGCCACTGATGTTTGGCGGGCTGGTGCTGTTCATGCTCATCGGCTACCCGGTTGCGTTTACGCTGGCCGCATTGGGCCTGTTCTTCGGCGTGATTTCAATTGAGCACGGGTTCTTTGGTCCAACGTTTTTGCAGGCCATTCCGCAACGCATACTCGGCGTGCTGTCGAATGATCTGCTGCTGGCGATCCCGTTCTTCACGTTCATGGGAACCATTCTCGAGAAATGCGGACTGGCGGAGGACATGCTCGATTCGATGGGGCAATTGTTCGGCCCCTTGCGTGGCGGGTTGGGTTACTCGGTCATCCTCGTGGGTTTCATTCTCGGCGCCATCACCGGCACGGTTGCCGCGCAGGTCATCGTGATGACACTCATCTCGTTGCCGATCATGATGCGCTACAAGTACAACATGCGGTACGCGACTGGCGTATTGGCCGCGTCGGGCACCATCACGCAACTGGTGCCGCCGTCTCTGGTGCTGGTTGTTTTGGCCGATCAGCTCGGCAAATCGGTGGGCGACATGTACCTGGGCGCGTGGGGTCCGTCCATCCTGCAAGTGCTGTTATTCATCGGCTATACGTTTGTCCTTTCTCGCATCAAGCCCGATTGGCTTCCCGCGATTCCGAAAGAGCACCGCACACTGCAAGGCTGGGCGCTATGGAAGAAATGCCTGCTGGGAATCGTTCCCAGCGCGGCGCTGATCTTTCTGGTGCTTGGCACTATGCTAATGGGGCTTGCCACGCCCACAGAAGGCGGCGCGATGGGCGCGGTCGGCGCTCTCGTGATCGCCGTGCACCGCCACCCGCAACTGGGGCAAGGCAGCCGCCGCGTATTCTGGGTGGGAATGTCGGCCGCGGGCATTGGCGTCATCATCGGCATATTCGCGTTCAAGTCACTGGCGTTCCAGATCGCCTGCACCGTGCTTTATATCGCCATCGTCTGGCTGTGCGTGCGCGCCGCCGCGATCGCCGACCTTCGTGACCTCATCCGGAAAGCCTACGAATCCACCGCGCGCCTCAGCGCCATGGTGGTATTCATTCTCATCGGCTCCAGTTGCTTTTCAGTGGTTTTCCAGGGCGTGAATGGCGGGCCGTGGCTCGAACACATGCTGACCGGCCTTCCCGGAGGCGTGTGGGGCTTCCTGATATTCGTCAACTTGTTCATATTCTTCATCGCATTCTTCCTGGATTTCTTCGAGATCGTGTTCATCATTGTCCCGTTGGTGGCGCCGGTCGCGAAAATTCTCCTCGCCCCCATCGTCGGTGAAGACGCCGCGCTGGTGTGGTTCGGCGTCATGCTGTGCGTGAATCTGCAGACGTCGTTCATGCATCCGCCCTTCGGCTTTGCGCTGTTCTACTTGCGCGGCGTTGCACCGAAGGAAGTAAAGAGTTCGGATATTTACTGGGGGGCGCTCCCCTTTGTTGCCTTGCAGCTAATTCTCGTGGTGCTGGTCATCGCGTTCCCCAGGCAAGTCACCATGTTCCTCGATGACCCGGTCAAACTCGATCTCAACAAGGTCAAGATCGAACTGGAAGGCGATAATCCGGATCCCAACACGGTCATGGTGCCGGGCAGCGACGACCGGAAGAGCGACGCCGGCAACAACGACATCATGAAAGCGCTTGGCGGCAAGAGCGACGACATTTCGGCGGAACCTTCAAAGGAAGACGCGGCGGCGGACGACCTCATGAAAGCGCTGGGCGGCAAGCCCGAAGCACCTGCAAGTTCCGGGGCAAAGGCTGACGGCAAACCGGCTGCAAGACAAGCAACGACCAAAGGTAAGAGTAAGGAAGACCTGGCGGCGGAAGAAATCGAAAAGGCGCTGCAAGGCGGAAGGTAG